Proteins encoded in a region of the Nicotiana tomentosiformis chromosome 9, ASM39032v3, whole genome shotgun sequence genome:
- the LOC104099058 gene encoding protein AUXIN SIGNALING F-BOX 2-like: protein MCLCQCMMNYFPEEVLEHVFNFLTSHRDRNAVSLVCNSWYRVERFSREKVFVGNCYAVSPERVIARFPRLRSLTLKGKPHFADFNLVPHDWGGYVDPWIEAMAASGVNLEELRLKRMVVSDESLELLSRSFPNFKSLILVSCEGFSTDGLAAIASNCRFLRELDLQENEVEDRRGQWLSCFSESCTTLVSLNFACLKGEVNLAALERLVARCPNLRSLRLNHTVPLDALQRILVKAPHLVDLGTGTFVSDPVSETYNKLKNALQRCTSIRSLSGFLEVAPRCLPAIYPICLNLSSLNLSYAPGIYSAELIKLIRFCGKLERLWILDTIGDKGLGVVASTCKELQELRVFPSDLHGFGHAAVTEEGLVAISAGCPKLNSLLYFCQQMTNAALITVAKNCPNFIRFRLCTLNPTVPDAVTMQPLDEGFGAIVQSCKGLKRLSVSGLLTDQVFLYIGMYAEQLEMLSIAFAGDSDKGMLYVLNGCKKMKKLEIRDSPFGNVALLADVGKYETMRSLWMSSCQVTLGACKAVAQKMPRLNVEIISESDQTDTCSDDRQKVEKMYLYRTLVGPRKDAPDFVRTL from the exons ATGTGTTTGTGTCAATGTATGATGAATTACTTCCCTGAGGAAGTGTTGGAGCATGTCTTCAATTTCTTGACTTCCCACAGGGACCGAAATGCGGTCTCTTTGGTCTGTAATTCCTGGTATAGAGTTGAGAGGTTCAGTAGAGAGAAGGTTTTTGTAGGGAATTGTTACGCGGTAAGCCCCGAGAGAGTGATTGCTAGGTTTCCGAGGCTTAGGTCGCTTACCTTGAAAGGGAAGCCCCATTTTGCGGATTTCAATTTGGTCCCTCATGATTGGGGAGGTTATGTTGACCCTTGGATTGAGGCGATGGCCGCGAGTGGTGTGAACTTGGAGGAGCTTCGTTTGAAGAGGATGGTGGTTTCGGATGAGAGCCTTGAGCTACTCTCGCGATCCTTTCCTAATTTTAAGTCTTTGATATTGGTTAGCTGTGAAGGTTTCTCCACTGATGGTCTTGCTGCTATTGCTTCCAATTGCAG GTTTTTAAGGGAGTTGGATTTGCAGGAAAATGAAGTCGAAGATCGTAGAGGGCAGTGGCTTAGTTGTTTTTCAGAGAGCTGCACTACTCTTGTCTCTTTGAATTTTGCCTGCCTCAAAGGAGAAGTTAACTTGGCAGCTCTTGAGAGGCTAGTGGCTAGATGTCCAAACCTAAGAAGTCTGAGATTAAATCATACTGTGCCTCTTGATGCTCTTCAAAGGATTTTAGTTAAAGCTCCTCACTTAGTGGACTTGGGGACAGGGACTTTTGTCAGTGATCCAGTTTCTGAGACTTACAACAAACTAAAGAATGCTCTGCAGAGGTGTACTTCTATTAGGAGCTTGTCGGGGTTCTTGGAGGTTGCTCCTCGCTGCCTGCCTGCTATTTATCCAATTTGCCTGAATTTGTCGTCTCTGAACTTGAGCTACGCACCTGGAATCTACAGTGCTGAACTTATAAAGCTGATTCGTTTCTGTGGAAAATTAGAGCGCCTATGG ATTTTGGATACTATTGGAGATAAAGGGCTAGGTGTTGTGGCTTCTACTTGTAAAGAATTGCAGGAATTAAGGGTCTTCCCATCTGACCTTCATGGATTTGGCCATGCTGCTGTAACTGAAGAGGGCTTGGTTGCAATATCAGCCGGTTGTCCAAAACTCAACTCATTATTGTATTTCTGCCAGCAGATGACTAATGCTGCACTTATAACCGTTGCCAAAAATTGCCCAAACTTTATTCGTTTTAGATTGTGCACTCTTAACCCAACTGTGCCAGACGCAGTTACCATGCAGCCACTAGACGAAGGTTTTGGGGCAATTGTACAGTCGTGCAAAGGCCTCAAGCGGCTGTCAGTCTCTGGTCTTCTAACTGATCAGGTTTTCCTTTACATAGGAATGTATGCTGAGCAGCTTGAGATGCTCTCCATAGCCTTTGCTGGAGATAGTGACAAGGGGATGCTATATGTGTTGAACGGGTGCAAGAAAATGAAAAAGCTTGAGATCAGGGATAGCCCTTTTGGTAATGTGGCACTTCTGGCGGACGTGGGGAAGTATGAGACAATGCGATCCCTTTGGATGTCGTCCTGCCAAGTGACCCTTGGAGCATGCAAGGCTGTTGCTCAGAAGATGCCGAGGCTCAATGTGGAGATCATCAGTGAGAGCGACCAGACAGACACTTGCTCTGATGATAGGCAAAAGGTAGAGAAGATGTACTTGTATCGAACATTGGTTGGTCCCAGGAAGGATGCACCAGATTTCGTCCGGACGTTGTAG